The following coding sequences are from one Canis lupus baileyi chromosome 23, mCanLup2.hap1, whole genome shotgun sequence window:
- the LOC140615278 gene encoding olfactory receptor 52P1-like, giving the protein MADNATHSYISSFFLVGIPGLQAFHCWIGIPVCLLFALALLGNSVIIITIKIEPSLHLPVYFFLCMLAVNDMALVSSTAPKMLGIFWLDAHKFDFSICLAQMYFIHTFCIIESALLVAMAFDRYVAICIPLRYTTILTTPMVTKMGLAGVIRATFMVLPCPLLIKRLPYYTKYVINHAYCEHMAVVKLASANTLINRAYGISVALSVMVLDLGLIATSYIKILQAVFRLSSQNARSKALGTCAAHVCTLLGFYTPALFSFLTHRIGKKVPSSIHIIFASLYLLVPPTVNPLVYGVKTKQIRDRVVSLFLSNKIISGN; this is encoded by the coding sequence ATGGCAGACAATGCTACACATAGCTACATCTCATCTTTTTTCCTGGTTGGTATTCCTGGTTTGCAAGCTTTTCACTGCTGGATTGGCATCCCTGTCTGCCTCCTGTTTGCCCTGGCCCTGCTGGGGAACAGTgtaatcatcatcaccatcaaaaTAGAACCCAGCCTCCACCTGCCtgtgtatttcttcctttgtatGCTGGCAGTGAATGACATGGCTCTTGTCTCTTCCACAGCCCCCAAGATGCTGGGTATCTTCTGGTTGGATGCTCACAAGTTTGACTTTAGTATCTGTCTAGCACAAATGTATTTTATCCACACATTCTGCATAATTGAGTCAGCCCTCTTGGTTGCCATGGCCTTCGACCGGTATGTAGCTATTTGTATCCCACTGCGTTATACAACCATCTTGACAACACCAATGGTCACTAAAATGGGTCTAGCTGGTGTGATCCGAGCTACCTTTAtggttttgccctgtcctcttCTTATTAAAAGGCTACCGTATTACACTAAATATGTTATCAATCATGCCTACTGTGAGCACATGGCTGTGGTGAAGTTGGCCAGTGCCAACACCCTCATTAACAGAGCATATGGAATCTCTGTGGCCCTTTCAGTGATGGTGTTGGACCTAGGGCTCATCGCCACATCCTATATCAAGATCCTTCAGGCAGTCTTCCGGCTATCTTCTCAGAATGCCCGCTCTAAAGCTCTGGGCACCTGTGCTGCCCATGTCTGCACTCTACTTGGATTCTACACACCTGCACTATTTAGTTTCCTAACTCACCGTATTGGCAAGAAGGTACCTTCAAGCATTCATATAATCTTTgcaagtttgtatcttttggtgCCTCCCACAGTCAATCCCCTGGTGTATGGTGTCAAGACCAAACAGATTCGTGACCGTGTGGTCAGTCTCTTCCTCTCAAACAAGATTATTTCTGGAAACTAA
- the LOC140615504 gene encoding olfactory receptor 52A5-like: MSKLNGTIFMPPVLTLIGIPGLESVQFWIGIPFCAMYIIALFGNSLLLVIIKSERSLHEPMYLFLAMLGVTDIALSTCILPKMLGIFWFHLPDIYFDACLFQMWLIHTFQSIESGILLAMALDRYVAICDPLRHASIFTHKLLTQIGVGVTLRAALLVAPCLILIKCRLKHFRTTVVSHSYCEHMAIVKLAAEDIRVNKIYGLFVAFTILGFDIIFITLSYILIFITVFNLPQREARLKAFNTCIAHICVFLEFYLLGFFSFFTHRFGFHIPPYIHILLSNLYLLVPPLLNPIVYGVKTKQIRDRVSKVFHSKDSS, encoded by the coding sequence ATGTCCAAGCTCAATGGCACAATCTTCATGCCCCCGGTGCTGACACTGATTGGGATCCCCGGCTTGGAGTCTGTGCAGTTCTGGATTGGAATTCCTTTCTGTGCCATGTACATCATTGCTCTGTTTGGGAATTCCCTGCTCCTGGTCATCATCAAATCAGAACGCAGCCTCCATGAGCCCATGTATCTCTTCCTGGCAATGCTAGGAGTCACAGACATTGCTCTCAGCACCTGCATCCTACCAAAAATGCTAGGCATCTTCTGGTTTCATCTGCCTGACATATACTTTGATGCCTGTCTCTTTCAGATGTGGCTTATCCACACCTTCCAATCCATTGAATCAGGAATTCTGCTGGCCATGGCCCTGGACCGCTACGTGGCCATCTGTGATCCCCTGAGACACGCATCCATCTTTACACACAAACTTCTCACTCAGATTGGAGTGGGAGTGACACTCAGAGCAGCCCTCCTTGTAGCTCCATGTCTCATCCTCATCAAATGTCGGCTGAAACACTTCCGGACCACTGTGGTCTCCCATTCATACTGTGAGCACATGGCCATTGTGAAGTTGGCAGCAGAAGACATTCGAGTCAACAAGATCTATGGTCTCTTTGTGGCCTTCACTATACTTGGATTTGACATAATCTTCATCACCCTCTCCTACATCCTAATATTTATAACTGTCTTCAATCTGCCTCAGAGGGAAGCTAGGCTCAAAGCCTTCAACACCTGCATTGCCCATATTTGTGTCTTCCTTGAGTTTTATCTCCTtggtttcttctccttctttacaCACAGGTTTGGGTTCCATATTCCACCCTACATTCATATTCTTCTGTCCAACCTTTACCTGCTTGTCCCTCCTTTGCTCAATCCTATAGTGTATGGGGTGAAGACCAAACAGATTCGAGATCGAGTGTCCAAGGTTTTCCACTCTAAAGATTCATCTTGA